A single genomic interval of Halobacillus halophilus DSM 2266 harbors:
- a CDS encoding spore coat protein, with amino-acid sequence MEVLQLNQTSSKIQNPETAVPKTPQMNERDFLNDQLTTEKYMTASYNIALNEASNQALYQDLATIFKETQDCQRNLYNLMFKNGWYAVEQEQQQKVQQSFQQFSGYKSQLPYTVQ; translated from the coding sequence ATGGAGGTCCTTCAATTGAATCAAACATCAAGCAAGATTCAAAATCCCGAGACAGCTGTACCTAAAACACCTCAGATGAATGAGCGTGACTTTTTAAATGACCAATTAACGACGGAAAAATACATGACCGCTTCTTATAACATTGCTTTAAATGAAGCGAGTAATCAGGCGCTTTATCAGGATCTTGCAACTATTTTTAAAGAAACTCAAGATTGTCAGCGTAACTTATACAATCTCATGTTCAAAAACGGCTGGTATGCTGTTGAACAGGAGCAGCAGCAAAAGGTTCAGCAATCGTTTCAGCAATTCAGCGGCTATAAATCGCAGCTTCCTTACACCGTGCAATAA
- a CDS encoding copper ion binding protein yields the protein MDLTLEVNGMSCEHCEKTVKESLEKLEGVHGVEVHLSSGKVDVMYDEAYVSKGMMKEAIEAQGYEAVG from the coding sequence ATGGATCTAACATTAGAAGTAAACGGTATGAGTTGTGAACACTGTGAAAAAACAGTAAAGGAATCTCTTGAAAAATTAGAAGGGGTTCACGGAGTAGAGGTACATTTAAGCAGTGGTAAAGTAGACGTTATGTATGACGAAGCTTATGTATCTAAAGGAATGATGAAGGAAGCAATCGAAGCACAAGGATATGAAGCAGTAGGTTAA
- a CDS encoding fluoride efflux transporter FluC: protein MRKYIYLGIACGGGTGASLRYIISNLFPSHGGFPYGTFIVNMLGCFLLSFMYQFFSKFFTKSRVLQKTLTTGFIGSFTTFSAFTSEFVQIIFTNTFLALFYIMGTFLLGGIMTILGSQWGKKWFI from the coding sequence ATGAGAAAGTACATATATTTAGGTATCGCTTGCGGGGGCGGAACGGGCGCAAGTTTACGGTATATTATTTCGAATCTATTTCCTTCCCATGGAGGCTTTCCTTACGGGACATTCATAGTAAATATGCTCGGTTGTTTTCTTTTAAGCTTTATGTATCAATTTTTTTCAAAATTTTTCACAAAATCTCGTGTTTTACAGAAGACTTTGACGACCGGATTTATTGGATCTTTTACTACATTTTCAGCCTTCACTTCTGAATTTGTGCAAATTATTTTTACGAACACTTTTTTAGCATTATTCTACATAATGGGGACATTTCTGCTTGGAGGTATTATGACCATTCTTGGGTCCCAGTGGGGAAAGAAGTGGTTTATATGA